DNA from Lentimicrobiaceae bacterium:
TTTTGGTTTTAATTGTTTGCGGAAATTATCACGGTTAATGATAAACAATTCCGGATTTATAGGTTCGTATTTCATTAGGGTTGGTTATTAATTATTTAAATTTTTTTAATATTTTCGTAAACTTGTTTAGTTTTGTATGGTTATGGCTTACAAACCTACACGAATTTTTTGAGATTATTCTATTTTCACACGAAAAATTATGATACGTTATTCCTCCATCACCCAAAAAATTATTATTGCGCTTGCAGGATTTTTTCTCATCACCTTTTTGGTAGTGCATCTAAGTATTAACCTATTGCTTCTCAGAAACGATGATGGTGAATGGTTTACAGCAGCAGCGCATTTTATGTCAACAAACTATGTGCTTAAAGTGTTCGAAGTGATTTTATTTGGTGGCTTTGCACTTCATATCTTACTTGCCATTCTGGTACAGATACAAAATTGGTGGGCTCGTCCGCAACACTATAAAATTGGTGGGTTTTCACACACTTCTTTTTTTTCGAAGTACATGATTCATACCGGAGTCATTATTATCCTTTTTCTGGTCATCCATTTTAGCAATTTTTATTTTGTGAAAGCGGGCTGGGTGGCACCTCCTACCGGGGTTGACAGGCACGATTTTTATACCATGGCACAGCTGTTGTTTTCCGATTTTCGTTACAGCCTGCTTTACATTGTTTTCATGCTATTTTTAGGTTTTCATCTTAACCACGCTTTTCAGGCGGCTTTTCAGACACTTGGGCTGAATCATAGTAAATACAATACAGCCATTAAACTTGCCGGAATTTTGTACTCCATTATTATTCCTTTGGGTTTTGCCATTATTCCCATGTATTATCTGTGGTGGAAATAAATACAGGCTAAGGAGGGAAGTAGTTTTTATAAAAACCGTTCACCTACCATGTATCCGTGCCCGGTAGCATAAATGATGCTGCGAGTTGCACCG
Protein-coding regions in this window:
- a CDS encoding succinate dehydrogenase cytochrome b subunit, with translation MIRYSSITQKIIIALAGFFLITFLVVHLSINLLLLRNDDGEWFTAAAHFMSTNYVLKVFEVILFGGFALHILLAILVQIQNWWARPQHYKIGGFSHTSFFSKYMIHTGVIIILFLVIHFSNFYFVKAGWVAPPTGVDRHDFYTMAQLLFSDFRYSLLYIVFMLFLGFHLNHAFQAAFQTLGLNHSKYNTAIKLAGILYSIIIPLGFAIIPMYYLWWK